Part of the Vigna radiata var. radiata cultivar VC1973A chromosome 11, Vradiata_ver6, whole genome shotgun sequence genome is shown below.
AATTTACTTAATTACCCCAAATTAcctcaatttcaatttttattttaaccctaattttattaaattctatgccacaattaataatttttttaacatataacaGTGTCAGCACAAtcaaaacgttacacctcatCAAATATTTGTCAGCTGGGCAGCTCTGCtgttagcagaattaacgccgttagcaaaaaggactaacttgtacagtttttgcaaaaagtagaattttagtgaacttttaaaaaaagagaggatCACTCTGAATAAATCCGccgaaaagagggaccaaaataggtattaaacctttatttatttatggcaGAGCATGACTtaaattacaactttttatttattcaaagcTGCACTTTTTTACtagttaaaaatgtttttttttctttaactttaattgaaaattggaatttatctctctttaaaattttgatctaatttagtctctcaactttaaaaatgagtagatttagttttttttaatcatattttgttaaatttaattgtcctttcaaacacatttcataataatatttaagttgtttacacttttgataaattttgtctgttagttgaaaaaaaaagtttgaaaccttaaataaacttaataaaatttagttaaaaaaattaaatttccacTGAGAGATAAAATTAGTCtaagattttaaaaatggactaatttcaattttcatgaaatattaagagacaaaaacatgtttaacttttttttattacttcaatCCAATTCACTATATTGTATAATCCTGAATGTGGAAATCGTAAAGAAAGATTGTCTTGTATTTATATTGGTTTTTTCAACGAGttattttctattcttaataatttatgttaattgttttacatttctcaaattttcttttttatttcttttaatatctttttatattagtCAATGATTCGAAGTTCTGTAAACATTTTAAAGGGATTTTACTATGATTTTTATCGATAGATAAgtactttactttattttatccCTTAAAagttacttaaaataattttaatatgtttatattagaGTCAACTTGTGATACTCGTTTGTTTGTTTCTCtcatctaaaaattaatttgatatgttaaattttaaaacacagataatttttataattatcaacaattttttcttttgacgaaaataaatttattactaattaatttattgataaaatttattaataaaatttgttagtaaattaaaatatttgtattattaattaacatatattcATGTTAATAATGTATGTGATTATTGATTCTGTTAATAAAAAAgagacataaaaataacattgacATCACGATgataaaagaggaaaagaaacacgaaaaagatgagaagaaaaaagaaaagaaaaaagaaataaaaacaataataataaatgcgAAAAAGATAATTACAACTAAGGATATATgattagaaagaaaagagaaaaacaaagagatgatgaaaaagaaaaacgaagaaaaaaaagaaaattcaatccAAATATTTATACGTAGAtttattaataatcaaaattcatatataattactaacaaatatttataaatgaatttgagATAATGGATAACtactaacaaattttattttttatcagtaaaatttatgaacaactattttatctataatttttttatcataattaaagttattaaaaagtttttattattactattcgTCATTAGGACATGATTTtcttgtaattaaaattatatatatcgataatttgtttttcacttcaaaCACAAGCAAAACCATTGAATCACATGGCCATGAAGATGCTCTCCCTCTTGCAACTCAAAACATGTTATAGCAATCTAAACTATTCATaagaaataatagaattttatatcaacatctctcattttttaaaatatgcattCCTTTTAGACCTTTGAATGATTGAGTTAGTATTTGCTGTCAAGACACTCGGAATTAAAACAtcgataattaattaatataatgattgattatatcataaatactatttctaaaataaaagataaaattttgtgtttaagtttttttttttttttaatttccttgctttgttaaaattattagtttttcgACAGCGAAATTTTAGGATTATTTAAATCTCtgataaataattgtaaaactcaaaaaaattagaaattaaatattattattttttaatttatttcaacatTATTGAATTAATATTCCAAAATTGCTAAATACAGccttattaaataaaaagttgctaatatatattaacattttaatgaCATAAACATTACCTCCAAAACCTCAACCTCGTCAGGAATTTAcagatataaatttaattcctAATCCAGTATCCACTAAAGCCATAGTTTCTGTCGTAATTTGGAATTGGGTGAAATGCTATAatgactaattttttttaataatttaaaagttagaaaacaaataaaaaattgataatatgtATTTGAAAAGATTTctgtcttaatttttgtttaagatctcaatatttattttaacataaatgtAAAAACCGAAGAAATCtaaacacataaataatatagtaATAATGATATCTTTACTAAATTATAACGACGACAATATAGAAcatgctgttttttttttttattgggtttGTAGAGATTGCATTGTTGGGGTTAATAATTCTATAGCCCAATCTTTATCGATCCATTAACATTAACGGGCCCAAAAAGTAATAAAACCTAGGTGTTGTGTGTCATAGACTACtttaaaaacaacacaaaccCTAATTCTGCCTCCGTCTCCGTCATTCAGCATAGCAGTTTCCGTGCGTGAAGGAGCCTCAGGTAACTCTTTCGCCAACTGCATTTCTCTTGTTAGAGCTTCATTTCGCTGTTACGTTCGGTGGCATTGTTTGCTTCTGAAAATTAGACGTTCTCATGTTTTCGTTTAGTCTTTTATGGATTCGCGTAGTGTTTGGGATTGAATTAGCCTTTGAGTTATAATAGTTTCTGATGTTTCGAGATCTCTGGATTTTggttttgatttatatttttgagctattgttgtatttttttttactatgacTCTGATTTTTATTTCCTGCTCTGTTTGATTATGATTGTACTAACATATATGTATGTACGTTGGGTAAGATTAGCCTCTTGAGTTCTGTGGCTAATCTCACTCTCCAAAAAATGTTTGTCTGAGAACAGCGCTTGTACTCAGGTAGCTAGACTATCCCatgttttataagaataaaCCATCGCCGGAGAACACTTTCCATCTTATCTGTTCAATTACTGTTTCTTGAACAAAATTATTTAGCAAGTTTGTTAACATATGAAAGGATGATGGTCTATTATACATGAATTCCTTTTTAGTTTCTCTGCATagtacttatttttattttttgatactATATTTCTTATGGTGTTTATCTATATACGTATAATGATTGTGGTTTGTCATTTATCTACTATGGTCACCCTTTGaccaaacaaattatttattgttgatGATGGCTTTTATAGGTAAGGTAAGCTATGGTTAAGCATAACAATGTCATCCCCAGCGGACACTTCCGCAAGCATTGGCAAAACTATGTGAAGACATGGTTTAATCAGCCAGCACGGAAGACTAGAAGACGATTGGGTAATTGGCATagttccttcttctttttcgaACTTCTATCTAGCTTTAATAATTGTTGGTTGCAATAAATTTCTAACAATTTGATACCGTTGCATTGTTCAGCTCGTCAGAAGAAAGCTGTGAAGATTTTCCCCAGACCCACTGCAGGACCCCTTAGACCTATTGTACATGGTCAAACTTTGAAATACAATATGAAAGTTAGAGCTGGCAGAGGATTTTCTCTTGAAGAGCTGAAGGTAAAACTTGTATATCCTATTTTTGTCTAATATTCATTGATTAGCATCCACTATTTGTAATTATCattcttttaaattgaaatttgttacccgttttattttattcatactGAACCATGAACAAATTTTACGGagttattttattagaaaaagttTTTGAGAGTATGCTTATTCCTCGggatttttatttcaaattttcctCTTGTTAGCTAGAAGTTGACACAAGATAAAATCATCTTAAAGTTTTGTTAAGCCTTTATTTCTAAAATGTAAGTGTGTAAAAAACGATGAGTTCTTCTTTTTAAGTATATCTCTTTATGTAATGTATTTTCTGTATGTTATAGGCTGCTGGTATTCCCAAAAAGCTTGCTCCAACAATTGGAATCTCTGTTGACCACCGCCGCAAGAACCGTTCTTTGGAAAGTCTGCAAGCCAATGTGCAGAGGCTGAAAACATATAAGGCCAAATTGGTTGTATTCCCAAGAAGGGCACGCAAGGTCAAGGTAGTACAAATGTTGAATTATCCGTTTTTTATTGTGTGGGCATTTCCTTCGTGTTTGATGTCATCATTTCTGCCGAGGATCTAAAAGAAGTGTTTGACCCTTTGCATTCTGTTAATGTTTTGCAGGCTGGCGATTCTACTTCGGAAGAACTTGCAAATGCAACACAAGTACAGGGTTCATACTTACCTATTGCTAGGGAGAAGCCGTCTGTTGAACTTGTGAAGGTCACGGATGAAATGAAGGCATTCAAAGCTTATTACAAGCTAAGACTTGAGCGCACAAACAAGCGCCATTACGGTGCTAGACTGAAGAAGGCTGCTGAGGCAGAGAAGGAAGACAAAAAGTGATGATCTTTTTGTAAGTCCTAAGTTTGTAGTCCTTTCATATGATAGTTGTTGCAAGACAATTTTTGCTCGAGAATAGTTTTATTAAGAACATGTTCAGTCGAAAACATGATCTCTtcacctatttttattttgttggtttACCTATAAACCTTTTATTGTCTGGATTATCGGGCAGTATCTATTTTTGTTGAGAATGTTTCTAATTGCTCTTCGCATTGTTATTTACTAACTGATGGGAGAACTTgaagaattgaaaagaaatttttatattgggatgcataaaaaaattctttagaTGATTTTTAGCAATTTTTAATTCCGTATACAGTAAACTGGTGTCTTAACAAGATCTATTAACCTTATGGTCATCATCATGGTGGAGATTGGTGTCTTATTGActgctttttcatttttcttaagaTAACCTCGTGGTCATAAATAAGAGAATATCCTTTATATCTGTTTGCAATTGTTTAGTCTTTAGCGGCATTAATATTTTATGgcctaaatatattttagaacaaTTGTAATGGTGTGGGATAATagaatagaaatataaattaccCTTTTATCCCGTTAAAACTGGAGGcatattacaatattaatatgGACTCGTGAAATTAACATTTGTT
Proteins encoded:
- the LOC106776919 gene encoding 60S ribosomal protein L13-1, which encodes MVKHNNVIPSGHFRKHWQNYVKTWFNQPARKTRRRLARQKKAVKIFPRPTAGPLRPIVHGQTLKYNMKVRAGRGFSLEELKAAGIPKKLAPTIGISVDHRRKNRSLESLQANVQRLKTYKAKLVVFPRRARKVKAGDSTSEELANATQVQGSYLPIAREKPSVELVKVTDEMKAFKAYYKLRLERTNKRHYGARLKKAAEAEKEDKK